The Brachyspira hyodysenteriae ATCC 27164 genome includes a window with the following:
- a CDS encoding peptide ABC transporter substrate-binding protein, with translation MFKKILIISLTLIMIFAVSCSSSKTRNNKELFINAGEEPKTIDPTLSGNDFVYPRHVFETLITKDISGNLQAGACESLNISDNGLVYTFNLRTNAKWSDGKNVIADDFVYALQRAANPLSGAEYTSFIEYIKNAAKILSRELPVEQLGVKAINDYTLEITLEAPIGYFLDILTYPIFAPVRKDIIEQYGDQWSLKPESYIGNGAFIMTERKLDEKIVVVKNTNYWNKNNIVPEKITFVMMKDANLALAGIKDGSLDFSVYIIEQDLEKLKSEGIVNIAPYFSTVAFGINATNEVLKDTRIRKALSLAIDRNYIVENVVPTAKSPTSAWVPVGAYDVEGDFRENGGEYIDLSKEAYSNNVEMAKQLMAEAGYPNGEGFPVLEYKTTADLVYIQVAEAVQQMWKENLGVDLQISSMEWAAYQQMRSEKNYQLIRTLWIGDYSDPMTFLENYLSYRSQNTSGYSNKQFDNYIESARNSVKQEIRMKAMHEAEKILIAEDNLLIPIYNPSNPVLVSKRLKDYVLTPLMEYHFHYAYLE, from the coding sequence ATGTTCAAAAAAATACTAATTATTTCACTAACATTGATTATGATATTTGCAGTATCATGCTCATCATCCAAAACAAGAAACAATAAAGAATTATTCATTAATGCAGGAGAAGAACCCAAAACAATAGACCCTACATTATCCGGAAATGATTTTGTATATCCAAGACATGTATTTGAAACTTTGATAACAAAGGATATATCAGGAAATTTACAGGCCGGAGCTTGTGAAAGCTTAAATATTTCTGATAATGGTCTTGTATATACTTTCAATTTAAGAACAAATGCCAAATGGTCTGACGGAAAAAATGTTATTGCTGATGATTTTGTATATGCATTACAAAGAGCAGCAAATCCTCTAAGCGGTGCTGAATATACATCTTTTATAGAATATATAAAAAATGCTGCTAAAATATTATCAAGAGAACTTCCTGTTGAGCAGCTTGGAGTAAAAGCTATTAATGATTACACTTTAGAAATAACTTTAGAAGCTCCTATAGGTTATTTCTTGGATATTTTAACTTATCCTATATTTGCCCCTGTTAGAAAAGATATAATAGAACAGTATGGAGATCAATGGTCATTAAAACCTGAAAGTTATATAGGTAACGGTGCGTTTATAATGACTGAAAGAAAGCTTGATGAAAAAATAGTTGTTGTAAAAAATACTAACTATTGGAATAAAAATAATATAGTACCTGAAAAAATTACTTTTGTTATGATGAAAGATGCTAATTTGGCATTAGCAGGAATAAAAGACGGTTCATTAGATTTTTCTGTTTATATTATAGAACAGGATTTAGAAAAATTAAAATCTGAAGGCATAGTTAATATTGCTCCATATTTTTCTACAGTTGCATTCGGTATAAATGCTACCAATGAAGTATTAAAAGATACAAGAATAAGAAAGGCTTTATCTTTAGCTATAGACAGAAACTATATAGTAGAAAATGTTGTTCCTACAGCTAAATCTCCTACAAGTGCTTGGGTGCCTGTTGGTGCTTATGATGTAGAGGGAGATTTCAGAGAAAATGGAGGAGAATATATAGATTTATCAAAAGAAGCTTACTCTAATAATGTAGAAATGGCTAAGCAATTAATGGCTGAAGCTGGATATCCTAATGGAGAAGGATTTCCTGTACTTGAATATAAAACTACTGCAGATTTAGTATATATACAAGTAGCAGAGGCAGTTCAGCAGATGTGGAAAGAAAATTTAGGTGTTGATTTACAAATATCATCTATGGAATGGGCAGCTTATCAGCAAATGAGAAGCGAAAAAAATTATCAGCTTATAAGAACTTTATGGATTGGTGATTACAGCGATCCTATGACTTTCTTAGAAAATTATTTAAGCTATAGAAGCCAAAATACATCAGGATACAGCAATAAACAATTTGATAATTATATAGAATCTGCTAGAAATTCTGTTAAGCAAGAAATAAGAATGAAAGCTATGCATGAAGCTGAAAAAATATTAATAGCAGAAGATAATTTATTAATACCAATATACAATCCTTCAAATCCTGTTTTAGTAAGTAAAAGATTGAAAGATTATGTTCTAACACCATTAATGGAATATCATTTCCATTATGCATATTTGGAATAA
- the tlyC gene encoding hemolysin C: protein MPIKKLISKIVKKKDSDTEKNNYINLSALTEAEREIITNTIELKSKSVREIMVPRVDVVMIPMESSYDKVIKAFNRDRNSRIPVYKDGIDDIVGVLYVKDLIDAEEKNFSLKKILHKPLFVPISISLMELLKNFREKQIHIAMVVDEYGGFSGIVSMEDVLEQIIGDIRDEYDEEDEEIKSNDDGTYLVDARTRIDDFNKYEILPPIPDDEADTVGGFLFSYLGRLPKRNEDIEYNGYSFTVVGKSGNIVTKIRIEKLKKDNTAKNKD from the coding sequence ATGCCAATAAAAAAATTAATATCTAAGATAGTGAAAAAAAAAGATAGTGATACTGAAAAAAATAATTATATAAATTTATCCGCATTAACAGAAGCAGAAAGAGAAATTATAACTAATACTATAGAATTGAAATCAAAGAGCGTAAGAGAAATAATGGTGCCTAGGGTTGATGTTGTTATGATACCTATGGAATCTTCTTATGATAAGGTTATAAAGGCTTTTAATAGAGATAGAAATTCCAGAATTCCTGTATACAAAGACGGCATAGATGATATAGTAGGGGTTTTGTATGTAAAAGATTTGATTGATGCAGAAGAAAAAAATTTCTCACTTAAAAAAATTCTACATAAACCTTTATTCGTACCAATATCAATTTCATTAATGGAATTATTAAAAAATTTCAGAGAAAAGCAAATTCATATTGCTATGGTTGTTGATGAATACGGCGGATTTTCTGGTATTGTTTCCATGGAAGATGTGCTTGAGCAGATTATAGGTGATATTAGAGATGAATACGATGAAGAAGACGAAGAAATAAAGAGCAATGATGATGGAACATATTTAGTTGATGCAAGAACTAGAATAGATGATTTTAATAAATATGAGATACTTCCGCCTATACCGGATGATGAGGCAGATACAGTTGGAGGATTTTTATTTTCATATTTGGGCAGGCTTCCTAAAAGAAATGAGGATATAGAATATAATGGATATTCATTTACTGTAGTTGGTAAAAGCGGAAATATTGTTACTAAAATAAGAATAGAAAAATTAAAAAAAGATAATACAGCAAAAAATAAAGATTAA
- the ybeY gene encoding rRNA maturation RNase YbeY — MKVNVFNETDYDINIKYYKYFLYYSSKTADIDGEVNLLFCDDEYIKNLNRQFRNKDKATDVLTFPMGDINEGGDIVISYEWVVTRYSDEKIKKTVLKLIIHSILHLKGIHHNYTRKSLMENNKKMKELYKKVIKTIKENKS; from the coding sequence ATGAAAGTAAATGTTTTTAATGAAACTGATTATGATATAAATATAAAATATTATAAATATTTTTTATATTACTCCTCAAAAACTGCTGATATTGACGGCGAGGTTAATTTACTTTTTTGTGATGATGAATATATAAAAAATCTTAATAGACAGTTTAGAAATAAAGATAAAGCTACCGATGTACTTACATTTCCTATGGGCGATATTAATGAAGGCGGAGATATAGTTATTTCTTATGAATGGGTAGTAACTCGATATAGTGATGAAAAAATAAAAAAGACAGTATTAAAATTAATCATTCATTCAATACTTCATTTAAAAGGGATACATCATAATTATACTAGAAAATCATTAATGGAAAATAATAAGAAAATGAAGGAATTATACAAAAAAGTGATAAAAACAATAAAAGAAAATAAATCATAA
- a CDS encoding HD family phosphohydrolase has protein sequence MNTNKKIVKSVLNKTPNIERFFQLSIAILLYCFTLFLVFPTYMQKVNIPNVGDIVTEPFIVKQNVRYENKEETEKLLYYTEATISPVFDMPKNIEYEALSKISNMFSFMRISHDNNISIDEMYNQFLLIYDEPINKSVFSNAVVNDLNIGYEAKVIETVKELFGVGIISRGNLSSDTLSLILDNGIFVYSYDNYIIEEKLLPRNRVFFLEDLRVELPSMIGTKYRNLNINHINSISSIANAFLRDNLIYNSSKTREKINTIKYNVNPVYNLIKKGFPILTVGERVTEEKAELIRNLFGSNFGGYNITIFIGQALFILLLFSFIGFIMLRYKIPFYISFKNFILFSIEYAVIIGITYIFYNHISYSLLDIYIPFYVYTFIPMFSIINSLLGAKRGISSMITLCITLLAANVAQAGLFEISALFVISVLASILSKKIHNRYSIIFIGLFIGAYLSIMCLISVLLNDNIKINYLTFIFAFISGFTQSILVMIFLPIIEYVLETATIFRLQELSDLNNPLLRKLQMNAPGTYHHSISMANLVETIAEEIGEDARLACVSAYYHDIGKMENPLYYIENTNKTENRHNKLKPTLSASIVKAHVRLGVEIAKKYRLPKEVIAAIKEHHGTSLIKYFYVEALKENPDVDVNLFTYPGPRPQSKITAILMILDSIEAASRSLDSPRREDLEMLIEHIVDDKMANGELNDSGLTLKDIEIIKKISFQQIIASLHERIKYPELNNDNEEESSKKEEKEKKEDTKDKKEDKKEEKDSKKQIAKDIKDEKKSKKVEKIKENIKDKIAKKLPLKHKGEKDAKELKYSKDTKETKESKETIKK, from the coding sequence ATGAATACGAATAAAAAAATAGTAAAATCTGTTTTGAATAAAACACCAAATATAGAAAGATTTTTTCAATTAAGTATAGCTATATTATTATACTGTTTTACTCTATTTTTGGTTTTCCCAACTTATATGCAAAAGGTTAATATCCCTAATGTAGGCGATATAGTTACAGAGCCTTTTATAGTAAAGCAGAATGTAAGATATGAAAATAAAGAAGAAACTGAAAAACTTTTATATTATACAGAAGCTACTATATCTCCGGTATTTGATATGCCTAAAAATATAGAATATGAAGCTTTATCTAAAATAAGCAATATGTTTTCTTTTATGAGAATATCTCATGATAATAATATTTCTATTGATGAGATGTATAATCAATTTTTACTTATTTATGATGAGCCTATAAATAAATCTGTATTTTCAAATGCTGTAGTTAATGATCTTAATATAGGATATGAAGCTAAAGTAATAGAAACAGTTAAAGAATTATTCGGAGTAGGTATTATATCAAGAGGAAATTTAAGTTCTGATACATTGAGCTTGATATTGGATAATGGTATATTCGTATATAGTTATGATAATTACATAATTGAAGAGAAATTGCTTCCTAGAAACAGAGTTTTCTTTTTGGAAGATTTAAGAGTAGAACTGCCTTCAATGATAGGTACTAAATATAGAAATCTTAATATTAATCATATAAATTCTATATCATCTATTGCAAATGCATTTTTAAGAGATAATTTAATATATAACTCTTCAAAAACTAGAGAAAAAATAAATACTATAAAATATAATGTAAATCCTGTTTATAATTTAATAAAAAAAGGTTTTCCTATTTTAACAGTAGGAGAAAGAGTAACAGAAGAAAAAGCTGAATTAATTAGAAATCTATTCGGAAGTAATTTTGGTGGATATAATATAACTATATTTATAGGTCAGGCTTTATTTATTCTGCTTCTTTTTTCATTTATTGGATTTATAATGTTAAGATATAAGATACCTTTTTATATAAGTTTTAAAAATTTTATACTGTTTTCTATAGAGTATGCTGTAATAATTGGCATTACTTATATATTTTATAATCATATTTCTTATAGCTTATTAGATATTTATATTCCTTTTTATGTATATACATTCATTCCTATGTTTAGTATAATAAACTCTTTGCTTGGGGCTAAAAGAGGAATATCTTCTATGATTACATTATGTATAACTTTACTTGCTGCTAATGTGGCACAGGCAGGATTATTTGAAATATCAGCATTATTTGTTATATCTGTACTTGCATCTATATTATCAAAGAAAATACATAATAGATATTCTATTATTTTCATCGGATTGTTTATAGGGGCATATTTGAGCATAATGTGTTTGATAAGTGTATTATTAAATGATAATATAAAAATAAATTATTTGACTTTTATATTTGCCTTCATAAGCGGATTTACTCAGTCTATACTTGTTATGATATTTTTACCTATTATAGAATATGTACTTGAAACAGCAACTATATTCAGACTTCAGGAATTATCAGATTTGAATAATCCTTTGCTTAGAAAACTTCAAATGAATGCTCCTGGTACATATCACCATTCTATAAGTATGGCAAATTTGGTAGAAACTATAGCTGAAGAGATAGGGGAAGATGCAAGACTTGCCTGCGTATCAGCATATTATCATGATATAGGAAAAATGGAGAATCCTCTCTATTATATAGAAAATACAAATAAAACAGAAAATAGACATAATAAATTAAAGCCTACTCTTTCTGCTTCAATAGTAAAAGCTCATGTTCGTTTGGGTGTTGAAATAGCTAAAAAATACAGACTTCCAAAAGAGGTTATTGCGGCAATTAAAGAACATCATGGAACAAGCTTAATAAAATATTTTTATGTTGAAGCTTTAAAAGAAAATCCTGATGTTGATGTTAATTTATTCACATATCCTGGACCTAGACCTCAGTCAAAAATTACTGCTATATTAATGATATTAGATTCTATAGAAGCAGCAAGCAGATCTTTAGATTCTCCTAGAAGAGAAGATTTAGAAATGCTTATAGAGCATATTGTAGATGATAAAATGGCTAATGGAGAGTTAAACGACAGCGGACTTACTTTAAAAGATATAGAGATAATTAAAAAGATATCATTCCAGCAGATAATAGCATCATTGCATGAAAGAATTAAATACCCTGAATTAAATAATGATAATGAAGAAGAATCAAGTAAAAAAGAAGAAAAAGAAAAGAAAGAAGATACAAAGGATAAGAAAGAAGATAAAAAAGAAGAAAAAGATTCTAAAAAACAAATAGCCAAAGATATTAAAGATGAGAAAAAATCTAAAAAGGTAGAAAAGATTAAAGAAAATATAAAAGATAAAATAGCTAAAAAATTACCTTTGAAACATAAAGGTGAAAAAGATGCAAAAGAATTAAAATATAGTAAAGATACTAAGGAAACTAAGGAAAGTAAAGAAACTATTAAAAAATAA
- a CDS encoding PhoH family protein: MKTVSQGEYLYKMQKSDIIFSTGAAGTGKTFLSVAYAINLLAEGKIERLIITRPVVEAGESLGYLPGDFKEKISPYMRPVYDALYSIISADMISRYTEEGKIEVAPLAYMRGRTLSRSFIILDEAQNTTISQMKMFLSRIGEKSKVVVTGDISQSDLPKNAQSGLEHALKILSNINGISFHHFEKKDVIRHHLVSKILEAYDNADY, from the coding sequence ATGAAAACTGTATCACAAGGTGAATACCTTTATAAGATGCAAAAAAGCGATATAATATTTTCTACAGGTGCTGCCGGTACTGGTAAAACTTTTCTTTCCGTTGCTTATGCTATAAATTTACTTGCCGAAGGAAAAATAGAACGCCTTATTATAACAAGACCTGTTGTAGAGGCAGGTGAGAGTTTAGGATATTTGCCTGGTGATTTTAAAGAAAAAATATCTCCTTATATGCGTCCTGTTTATGATGCTTTATATAGCATAATATCTGCTGATATGATATCAAGATATACTGAAGAGGGTAAAATAGAAGTAGCTCCTCTTGCATATATGAGGGGAAGAACTTTAAGCAGATCTTTTATTATATTAGATGAGGCACAAAATACTACTATATCTCAGATGAAAATGTTTTTAAGCAGAATAGGTGAGAAATCTAAAGTTGTTGTTACAGGAGATATATCTCAAAGCGATTTGCCTAAAAATGCTCAGTCAGGATTAGAACATGCTTTGAAAATATTAAGCAATATAAACGGCATTAGTTTTCATCATTTTGAAAAGAAAGATGTTATAAGGCATCATTTAGTTTCTAAGATATTAGAGGCTTATGATAATGCTGATTATTAA